From a single Miscanthus floridulus cultivar M001 chromosome 8, ASM1932011v1, whole genome shotgun sequence genomic region:
- the LOC136473078 gene encoding superoxide dismutase [Cu-Zn], chloroplastic-like: MAAQSFLFAATATATTAALFAAPYSSARPFHSVHFVAGPGGAAAARALVVADASKKAVAVLKGTSEVEGVVTLTQDDDGPTAVNVRITGLTPGLHGFHLHEFGDTTNGCISTGPHFNPNNLTHGAPEDEVRHAGDLGNIVANAEGVAEATIVDTQIPLSGPNSVVGRAFVVHELEDDLGKGGHELSLSTGNAGGRLACGVVGLTPL, from the exons atggccgcgcaGTCCTTCCTcttcgccgccaccgccaccgccaccaccgccgcgctCTTCGCCGCTCCCTATTCCTCCGCACGCCCTTTCCACTCGGTCCACTTCGTCGCCGGCCCggggggcgccgccgccgccagggcgCTCGTCGTCGCCGACGCGTCGAAGAAGGCCGTAGCCGTCCTCAAGGGCACGTCCGAGGTCGAGGGCGTCGTCACGCTCACGCAGGACGACGACG GACCTACAGCTGTGAACGTCCGTATCACTGGACTTACTCCTGGACTTCATGGCTTCCACCTC CACGAGTTTGGTGATACTACCAATGGGTGCATATCGACAG GACCACATTTTAATCCAAACAATCTGACACACGGTGCACCAGAAGACGAAGTCCGTCATGCGGGTGACCTGGGAAACATTGTTGCCAATGCTGAGG GCGTAGCTGAGGCAACCATTGTTGATACCCAG ATTCCTTTGAGTGGCCCAAATTCAGTTGTTGGGAGAGCATTTGTGGTTCATGAGCTTGAAGATGATTTGGGGAAAG GGGGCCATGAGCTCAGCCTCTCTACTGGAAATGCTGGTGGAAGACTGGCATGTG GTGTTGTTGGCCTGACACCATTGTAG
- the LOC136473079 gene encoding expansin-A32-like, which yields MSGSWMAPPPLLVSLLVALLAVAADVANAGGAKPLTPGGRAVHHNHGKFTAGPWKTAHATFYGGRDGSGTTAGACGYKDTRSEGYGVQTVAVSSVLFGDGAACGGCYEVRCVDSPDGCKPGAVALVVTATNLCPPNDQQSGDSGGWCNPPREHFDLTMPAFLQIAQEKAGIVPISYRRVACARQGGIRYTITGNKYFNMVTVTNVGGAGDVAVVSVKGSKRVKWTELKRNWGIVWQTGEDLTCESLTFRVMTSDHRKATSWHVLPADWQFGVTYQASKNF from the coding sequence ATGTCTGGTTCGTGGATGGCGCCACCGCCTCTCCTGGTGTCGCTGCTGGTCGCCTTGCTCGCGGTGGCCGCCGATGTCGCCAATGCCGGCGGCGCCAAGCCCCTGACGCCTGGCGGGCGCGCGGTGCACCACAACCACGGCAAGTTCACGGCCGGCCCGTGGAAAACCGCCCACGCGACCTTCTACGGCGGCCGGGACGGGTCCGGCACCACGGCGGGCGCGTGCGGGTACAAGGACACGCGGTCGGAGGGGTACGGCGTGCAGACGGTGGCCGTGAGCTCGGTGCTGTTCGGCGACGGCGCGGCCTGCGGCGGGTGCTACGAGGTGCGGTGCGTGGACAGCCCCGACGGGTGCAAGCCCGGCGCGGTGGCGCTGGTGGTGACGGCGACTAACCTGTGCCCGCCCAACGACCAGCAGTCCGGGGACAGCGGCGGGTGGTGCAACCCGCCGCGGGAGCACTTCGACCTCACCATGCCGGCGTTCCTCCAGATCGCGCAGGAGAAGGCCGGCATCGTGCCCATCTCCTACCGCAGGGTGGCGTGCGCGAGGCAGGGCGGCATCCGGTACACCATCACCGGGAACAAGTACTTCAACATGGTGACGGTCACCAACGTGGGCGGTGCCGGCGacgtggcggtggtgtcggtgaagggGAGCAAGCGCGTCAAGTGGACGGAGCTGAAGCGCAACTGGGGGATAGTGTGGCAGACCGGGGAGGACCTCACCTGCGAGTCGCTGACGTTCCGGGTGATGACCAGCGACCACCGCAAGGCCACCTCGTGGCACGTCCTCCCCGCCGACTGGCAGTTCGGCGTCACGTACCAGGCGTCCAAGAACTTCTAA
- the LOC136473081 gene encoding mediator of RNA polymerase II transcription subunit 31-like isoform X1, which produces MADVESNPGAGGKPPPYKDPDNGSQRFLLELEFVQCLANPTYIHYLAQNRYFEDEAFIGYLKYLKYWQRPEYIKYIMYPHCLFFLELLQNANFRNAMAHPTNKELAHRQQYFFWKNYRNNRLKHILPRPPPEPTPAPAPSQAPATLPLPASVPTPVAPPVPAPTSSMPPVVAGGASAMSPMQFVGTPGTNMPKNDMRNAMGNRKRKYAPPLQSFQQFVL; this is translated from the exons ATGGCCGACGTCGAGTCCAACCCTGGCGCGGGCGGGAAGCCACCGCCGTACAAGGACCCTGACAATGGGAGTCAGCGGTTCCTACTCGAGTTGGAGTTCGTGCAGTGCCTCGCCAACCCTACCTACATCCACT ATCTCGCGCAGAATAGATATTTCGAGGATGAGGCATTTATCGGGTACCTCAAGTACCTAAAATACTGGCAGCGACCAGAGTATATCAAATACATAAT GTATCCACACTGCCTTTTCTTTCTTGAGCTCCTCCAAAATGCCAATTTCCGAAATGCAATGGCACATCCAACAAACAAG GAGCTTGCTCATAGGCAGCAATATTTCTTCTGGAAAAACTACAGGAATAACAGACTGAAGCACATCCTACCACGCCCTCCTCCTGAACCAACTCCTGCACCTGCACCTTCACAAGCACCTGCTACATTGCCCTTACCAGCGTCAGTGCCGACACCTGTAGCTCCACCTGTTCCTGCACCAACATCGTCTATGCCACCTGTGGTAGCAGGTGGTGCATCTGCAATGTCTCCTATGCAGTTTGTGGGAACTCCGGGCACTAATATGCCGAAGAATGACATGAGAAATGCTATGGGCAACAGAAAAAGGAAGTATGCACCTCCCTTGCAATCATTTCAACAATTTGTTTTATGA
- the LOC136473081 gene encoding mediator of RNA polymerase II transcription subunit 31-like isoform X3, which translates to MYPHCLFFLELLQNANFRNAMAHPTNKELAHRQQYFFWKNYRNNRLKHILPRPPPEPTPAPAPSQAPATLPLPASVPTPVAPPVPAPTSSMPPVVAGGASAMSPMQFVGTPGTNMPKNDMRNAMGNRKRKMG; encoded by the exons AT GTATCCACACTGCCTTTTCTTTCTTGAGCTCCTCCAAAATGCCAATTTCCGAAATGCAATGGCACATCCAACAAACAAG GAGCTTGCTCATAGGCAGCAATATTTCTTCTGGAAAAACTACAGGAATAACAGACTGAAGCACATCCTACCACGCCCTCCTCCTGAACCAACTCCTGCACCTGCACCTTCACAAGCACCTGCTACATTGCCCTTACCAGCGTCAGTGCCGACACCTGTAGCTCCACCTGTTCCTGCACCAACATCGTCTATGCCACCTGTGGTAGCAGGTGGTGCATCTGCAATGTCTCCTATGCAGTTTGTGGGAACTCCGGGCACTAATATGCCGAAGAATGACATGAGAAATGCTATGGGCAACAGAAAAAGGAA GATGGGCTAG
- the LOC136473081 gene encoding mediator of RNA polymerase II transcription subunit 31-like isoform X2, whose product MADVESNPGAGGKPPPYKDPDNGSQRFLLELEFVQCLANPTYIHYLAQNRYFEDEAFIGYLKYLKYWQRPEYIKYIMYPHCLFFLELLQNANFRNAMAHPTNKELAHRQQYFFWKNYRNNRLKHILPRPPPEPTPAPAPSQAPATLPLPASVPTPVAPPVPAPTSSMPPVVAGGASAMSPMQFVGTPGTNMPKNDMRNAMGNRKRKMG is encoded by the exons ATGGCCGACGTCGAGTCCAACCCTGGCGCGGGCGGGAAGCCACCGCCGTACAAGGACCCTGACAATGGGAGTCAGCGGTTCCTACTCGAGTTGGAGTTCGTGCAGTGCCTCGCCAACCCTACCTACATCCACT ATCTCGCGCAGAATAGATATTTCGAGGATGAGGCATTTATCGGGTACCTCAAGTACCTAAAATACTGGCAGCGACCAGAGTATATCAAATACATAAT GTATCCACACTGCCTTTTCTTTCTTGAGCTCCTCCAAAATGCCAATTTCCGAAATGCAATGGCACATCCAACAAACAAG GAGCTTGCTCATAGGCAGCAATATTTCTTCTGGAAAAACTACAGGAATAACAGACTGAAGCACATCCTACCACGCCCTCCTCCTGAACCAACTCCTGCACCTGCACCTTCACAAGCACCTGCTACATTGCCCTTACCAGCGTCAGTGCCGACACCTGTAGCTCCACCTGTTCCTGCACCAACATCGTCTATGCCACCTGTGGTAGCAGGTGGTGCATCTGCAATGTCTCCTATGCAGTTTGTGGGAACTCCGGGCACTAATATGCCGAAGAATGACATGAGAAATGCTATGGGCAACAGAAAAAGGAA GATGGGCTAG